A genomic stretch from Ovis canadensis isolate MfBH-ARS-UI-01 breed Bighorn chromosome 5, ARS-UI_OviCan_v2, whole genome shotgun sequence includes:
- the PRDX2 gene encoding peroxiredoxin-2, whose product MACGKAHLGKPAPEFQATAVVDGAFKEVKLSDYKGKYVVLFFYPLDFTFVCPTEIVAFSDRAEEFHKLNCEVLGVSVDSQFTHLAWINTPRKEGGLGPLNIPLLADVTRKLSSDYGVLKEDEGVAYRGLFVIDGKGVLRQVTVNDLPVGRSVDEALRLVQAFQYTDEHGEVCPAGWTPGSDTIKPNVDDSKEYFSKHN is encoded by the exons ATGGCCTGCGGCAAGGCGCACCTCGGAAAGCCCGCCCCGGAATTCCAGGCCACCGCGGTGGTGGATGGCGCCTTCAAGGAGGTGAAGCTTTCCGACTACAAAG GGAAGTACGTGGTCCTCTTTTTCTACCCGCTGGACTTTACCTTTGTGTGCCCCACGGAGATCGTAGCTTTCAGCGACCGTGCTGAGGAGTTCCACAAGCTGAACTGCGAGGTGCTGGGCGTCTCCGTCGACTCTCAGTTCACCCACCTGGCTTG gaTCAACACTCCCCGGAAGGAGGGAGGCTTGGGCCCACTGAACATCCCCCTGCTGGCTGATGTAACCAGAAAGTTGTCCAGTGATTATGGCGTGCTGAAGGAAGATGAGGGGGTCGCCTACAG GGGCCTCTTTGTCATCGACGGCAAGGGTGTCCTTCGCCAGGTCACCGTCAATGACTTGCCTGTGGGACGCTCCGTGGATGAGGCTCTGAGGCTGGTCCAGGCTTTCCAGTACACAGATGAGCATGGGGAAG TCTGCCCTGCCGGCTGGACACCAGGCAGTGACACAATCAAGCCCAATGTGGACGACAGCAAGGAATATTTCTCCAAACACAACTAG